Proteins encoded together in one Mercenaria mercenaria strain notata chromosome 18, MADL_Memer_1, whole genome shotgun sequence window:
- the LOC123562280 gene encoding uncharacterized protein LOC123562280, with the protein MGEPTTSFLVTKAKEGLTRIQGGQLLDVRASISLHLLTQLISSLQYVCTNSYEQFLFTAAFTLAFFGLLRFSEFTNITFKSTFMEVTIRWSKTDQKGTSVLLHIPFHAASYCPVRNMQRYLQQRPQAEFNHLFIHTNLKPLTRFQFNSVLKKSLHFAGVKGHIRSQSFRIWTGNSFIPTRGS; encoded by the exons ATGGGCGAGCCCACAACCTCCTTTCTAGTAACAAAAGCCAAAGAAGGGCTAACCCGCATTCAAGGCGGTCAGTTACTTGATGTCAGAGCCTCAATCTCGTTACACCTTCTTACACAGCTTATAAGTAGCTTGCAGTATGTCTGCACTAACAGTTATGAGCAGTTTTTATTTACAGCTGCTTTCACCCTAGCATTTTTTGGTCTTTTGCGATTTTCTGAGTTCACAA ATATCACTTTTAAATCAACATTTATGGAAGTGACGATTCGTTGGTCAAAAACCGATCAGAAGGGTACCTCAGTCTTGCTTCACATTCCATTTCACGCGGCCAGCTACTGCCCAGTTCGCAACATGCAAAGATACCTTCAACAAAGGCCTCAGGCCGAGTTTAACCACCTTTTCATTCATACCAACCTGAAGCCACTCACACGGTTTCAGTTCAATTCAGTTCTTAAAAAGTCCTTGCACTTTGCAGGCGTAAAAGGTCACATCAGGTCACAAAGCTTTCGCATTTGGACGGGCAACTCATTTATCCCAACAAGGGGTTCCTGA